In a single window of the Anguilla rostrata isolate EN2019 chromosome 6, ASM1855537v3, whole genome shotgun sequence genome:
- the LOC135258050 gene encoding CD2-associated protein-like, translating into MRAGGGRFSANARFACVSFRSSPGSPATNGEVPFARPKSDFEPTLPSKPKTLSGDWGERASDLDLMSFDELSSTSEKLSHPTTSRPKMPGRRLPAQFATGQSPVKETDVEKNQRPEEEDVPKPKPSDVKKPSLTVISSTPLTKPSAVSAPAVELKPKASGDEDKASELEELRTQMRELLHTVELMKTQQMREISDLRLELDEERLKRVSLQVEIEKLKRAVQAT; encoded by the exons ATGAGAGCAGGTGGGGGCCGGTTCTCGGCAAACGCCAGGTTCGCCTGTGTGAGTTTCAGAAGCAGCCCAGGTTCGCCTGC GACCAATGGAGAGGTGCCCTTCGCTCGACCAAAGTCGGACTTCGAACCGACGTTACCCAGCAAACCAAAAACGCTGTCCGGTGACTGGGGGGAGAGAGCCAGTGACCTAG ATCTCATGAGCTTCGACGAGCTCTCCTCTACCTCAGAAAAGCTGTCTCACCCAACCACCAGCAGACCAAAGATGCCGGGGAGGAGGCTGCCTGCTCAGTTTGCGACAGGCCAGTCT CCCGTTAAGGAGACCGATGTTGAGAAAAACCAGAggccagaggaggaggacgtTCCCAAGCCAAAGCCGTCAGACGTGAAAAAG CCATCCCTGACCGTCATCTCCTCGACCCCCTTGACCAAACCGAGCGCGGTCAGCGCCCCCGCGGTCGAGCTCAAGCCCAAAGCCAGCGGAGACGAGGACAAGGCGTCTGAGCTGGAGGAACTCAGGACTCAGATGAGGGAGCTGCTGCATACTGTAGAGTTAATGAAGACGCAACAAAT GAGAGAAATCAGTGACCTGAGGCTGGAGTTGGATGAAGAGAGGTTGAAAAGAGTTTCCTTACAG GTGGAGATAGAGAAACTAAAGAGGGCTGTCCAGGCCACATGA